Genomic segment of Jaculus jaculus isolate mJacJac1 chromosome 6, mJacJac1.mat.Y.cur, whole genome shotgun sequence:
tatcaattagaatattttataagaaggttaattatcttaaaattataatcttaatttttaaaaaacattggaATAAATGTCTTAAATGCTAGCACcagaatttttttcactttttaatcttttgtttaaGATTTTAACCCATATTGACAATAACAGTGGATTTGTGAATTGACAGATTTCTATTTAGGATAAGAATGTTTTCAAATGAATGCAAAATAAGTGGAAACTGAGAGGGTTTTTCATAGACTGAATGTCTTCTCAACTTCACAGACTATTCATCTTTACAAACATTTTAAAGTCCAATGCACTATACTGAATCTTGTCTCTGTTTTGTATTCTAGGGGAATGTACATCTTGTGTTCTAAAGGAGaagaaaacacaaacagaaaGGTCAGTAATGAGAAACCACACCGTGCCCACAGAGTTCATTCTCTTGGGACTCTCAGATGACCCACAGCTGCAGATTGtgatcttcctctttctgtttatCACATACATATTAAGTGTCACTGGAAATTTGACCATCATCACTCTCACCTTGATAGACTCCCATCTACAGacccccatgtacttcttcctcaggAACTTCTCAGTTCTAGAAATAACCTTTACAACTGTCTGCATCCCTAGGTTTCTAGGCACAATTATTTCCAGAGACAAAACTATTTCCTACAATGACTGTACAGCTCAGTTGTTTTTCTTCATCTCAATTGGTGTAATCGAATTTTACCTTCTAACAGCCATGTCCTATgaccgctatgtggccatctgTAAACCCCTGCATTACACAACCATCATGAACAAGAGAGTCTGCATATTGCTAGTCTTTtctgcctggctggctggcttcttAAACATCTTCCCACTGGTCATTCGTTTTCTTCAGTTAGATTACTGTGGATCTAATGTCATTGACCACTTTACCTGTGACTACTACCCCCTACTGCAGTTATCCTGCTCAGACACGTGGCTCCTGGAAGTGATTGGGTTTTACTCTGCAATAGTGATACTTCTGTTCACTTTAGCATTAATAATTCTCTCCTACATGTTCATCATTAGGACTATTTTGAAACTCCCTTCAGCCAGTCAGAGAAAGAAGGCATTTTCCACATGCTCCTCTCACATGATTGTCATCTCTATCTCCTATGGAAGCTGTATTTTCATGTATGCTAATCCTTCTGCAAAGGAAAGAGCATCATTGACCAAAGGGGTTGCTATTCTCAATACTTCTGTTGCTCCTATGATGAACCCATTTATATACACCCTGAGGAACCAGCAGGTGAAGCGAGCCTTTAAGGATACTATGCAAAAAGTTATGCTTTTCTCTagcaaatgaaagaatgaataattttgaaagaataaattCTTGGGACTGAGAAGATATCTCAGTGGATAAGAATATTTACCCTACtaacattaggacctgagtttaatcttcAACAcccatgaaaaaaagtcaggtgTACACTAGTACATCTGTATCCTGAggcggcagagacaggagaattcttgGGGCTTGTTGCTCAGCCTGACTGACTGAGATACAGCTTATACTGATACCTTGAGAAACTCCACCTggtgggaaaaaagaaagaaaaaaactgtgaTGGAGTGATACCTGAGGACTACTGATGCTTTCCATAgtctttgcatgtatgtgtatgggggTATGTAACTGCATACACATCCATACACTATACTGACTATAGACACATAAGGGCATAGAAATGAATAAAGTCTTCTTCCCCAAAATTATTATAAATAGAAAGGCAGCATTCTTTTttagacatttttaatttttaatttatttgagagaaagaggaagatagagagagagaattggggggggggagctggagatatggcttagcagttaagacacttgcctgcaaagccaaaggacccaggttcaactccccaggacacatgtaagcacaaggttAGCCACATCTCctcctttttaagaaaaaaatttttttgctcatttttatttatttatttgagagtgacagagacagaaagaggtagagagagagagagagagagagagagagagagaaagaatgggcacgccagagcttccagccactgcaaactaactccagatgcatattcctccttgtgcatctggctaacgtgggtcctggggaaaggagcctcaaaccagggtccttaggcttcacaggcaagtgcttaatcactaagccatctctctagccctccttttttattttttattttgactttacaAAGATCTCTAAATATAATGACAAGATTGATAATAAAATTCCAAAATGAGTGATTAGAAGCAAAAGAATTACTAGAATCAAGAAATGTTTGCACCACCTCTCCTGTCCAGGCAGCCTGAAGTCTTAGCATGAGAAATAGAACTAATTTGTTGATGGTGCTTATTAATATCTATGGTCAAAGAATGGTTCCAAGCACCACAAATATGTGCCTGAATGTGTTCCCCAGTAACATCCGAGCCATTATTTTGTAAAGATGTGACACAAATCCATTTATAATTAGTATGGCAAGCAATAGTCAACCTAATTTTAATACTTTGAATTT
This window contains:
- the LOC101615382 gene encoding olfactory receptor 6C3-like, with protein sequence MRNHTVPTEFILLGLSDDPQLQIVIFLFLFITYILSVTGNLTIITLTLIDSHLQTPMYFFLRNFSVLEITFTTVCIPRFLGTIISRDKTISYNDCTAQLFFFISIGVIEFYLLTAMSYDRYVAICKPLHYTTIMNKRVCILLVFSAWLAGFLNIFPLVIRFLQLDYCGSNVIDHFTCDYYPLLQLSCSDTWLLEVIGFYSAIVILLFTLALIILSYMFIIRTILKLPSASQRKKAFSTCSSHMIVISISYGSCIFMYANPSAKERASLTKGVAILNTSVAPMMNPFIYTLRNQQVKRAFKDTMQKVMLFSSK